In a single window of the Bradyrhizobium erythrophlei genome:
- a CDS encoding TetR/AcrR family transcriptional regulator: MVAADRTTLHLIGDEDSSKRRQILEGARKVFMDLGFDGASMGEIARSAGVSKGTLYVYFADKSRLFEAIVEEETLEQGKVTFNFDPTRDVPTTLMEFGQAYIQMLCRPGGGSATRTVMAIAERMPEVGRRFYSHVVAHTIARLAGYLETRAAAGDLEIGDCQLAATQFMQMCQASLFMPFLFQAAPAPSAERIAQVVESATRIFLAGYQAKQA; this comes from the coding sequence ATGGTTGCAGCTGACCGCACTACTCTACACCTCATCGGCGATGAGGACAGCTCCAAACGCCGTCAGATTCTCGAGGGCGCCCGAAAGGTCTTCATGGACCTCGGGTTCGACGGCGCCAGCATGGGCGAAATCGCGCGGTCCGCCGGCGTATCCAAGGGGACGCTGTATGTCTATTTCGCCGACAAGAGCCGGTTGTTCGAGGCCATCGTCGAGGAGGAAACGCTCGAACAGGGCAAGGTGACGTTCAACTTCGATCCGACGCGGGACGTGCCCACGACGCTGATGGAGTTCGGTCAGGCCTATATCCAGATGCTGTGCCGGCCGGGCGGCGGATCGGCGACCCGGACGGTCATGGCGATCGCCGAGCGGATGCCCGAGGTCGGCCGACGCTTCTACAGCCACGTGGTGGCGCACACCATCGCCAGGCTCGCCGGCTATCTCGAGACGCGCGCCGCGGCAGGCGATCTGGAAATCGGGGACTGCCAGCTGGCGGCGACGCAATTCATGCAGATGTGTCAGGCGTCGCTGTTCATGCCGTTTCTTTTCCAGGCGGCCCCGGCGCCGTCGGCGGAGCGGATCGCGCAAGTGGTCGAAAGCGCGACGCGGATATTTCTCGCGGGGTATCAAGCCAAACAGGCCTGA
- a CDS encoding AbrB/MazE/SpoVT family DNA-binding domain-containing protein: MQVSKWGDSLAVRLPKALVEKMGLSAGDELNIVDVAERTLIVAKEDRRNAAIERLASRNWTLPSDYKFDRDEANER, from the coding sequence ATGCAGGTGTCCAAATGGGGCGACAGCCTGGCCGTGCGGCTGCCCAAAGCGCTGGTCGAGAAGATGGGCTTGAGTGCCGGCGACGAACTCAACATCGTCGATGTTGCCGAGCGGACGTTGATTGTGGCGAAGGAAGACCGGCGCAACGCCGCGATCGAGCGCCTGGCCTCTCGCAATTGGACACTTCCTTCCGACTATAAATTCGATCGGGACGAGGCCAACGAGCGGTGA
- a CDS encoding extensin family protein has translation MTRGVRLYLVGSFVLVSLAGCGRGFFQTEEREPWRAEAEIACLKSGAVKESADLVRIDPISGPGVCGAEFPLKVAALGESSGSFGFADDDLRPPANIGNAPRWPISQPPTAPPPSAYPDTSMRQPGYGAGSSGPISLTPPGVAAEEDEIELPPEGTPGSRPPVSQGPYQGSYRAPYQGTQAYPPRDRMSPPYPERAGAAPGLPEAQPLPRLGPAQGNSVAAFGPVAVKPAATLACPIVSVLDRWLADSVQPAAMRWFGARVVEIRQISAYSCRGMNGNSHAHISEHAFGNALDIAGFTLADGRHISVQDGWKGLPEEQGFLRDVQATACQQFTTVLAPGSNVYHYNHIHVDLMRRASRPIICQPAAMSGEEVAARAAGRNPYASRAPFVTGSLGGSKPLSHRRSSTKVNEEDEFDDE, from the coding sequence ATGACGCGCGGAGTTCGCTTGTATCTCGTCGGCTCCTTCGTCCTTGTTTCGCTGGCGGGTTGCGGTCGCGGTTTTTTTCAAACCGAGGAGCGCGAACCGTGGCGGGCCGAGGCCGAGATCGCATGTCTGAAATCCGGCGCGGTGAAGGAAAGCGCCGACCTGGTCCGGATCGACCCGATTTCGGGTCCCGGGGTCTGCGGCGCCGAGTTTCCGCTCAAGGTCGCGGCGCTCGGCGAAAGCAGCGGCAGCTTCGGCTTCGCCGATGACGACCTGCGGCCGCCCGCCAACATCGGCAATGCGCCGCGCTGGCCGATTTCGCAGCCGCCTACGGCTCCGCCGCCGTCAGCTTATCCGGATACTTCAATGCGCCAGCCGGGCTACGGCGCTGGGTCCAGCGGTCCGATTTCATTGACCCCGCCCGGCGTCGCGGCGGAGGAAGACGAAATCGAACTGCCGCCCGAGGGCACGCCAGGGTCGAGGCCACCGGTCTCCCAGGGGCCGTATCAAGGATCGTATCGAGCGCCGTATCAGGGAACGCAGGCCTATCCGCCGCGCGACCGCATGTCGCCGCCCTATCCGGAACGTGCCGGTGCCGCCCCCGGTCTGCCGGAGGCGCAACCGCTGCCGCGGCTCGGCCCGGCGCAGGGCAACTCCGTTGCCGCGTTCGGGCCGGTCGCGGTAAAACCCGCGGCGACACTGGCCTGTCCGATCGTCTCGGTGCTCGACCGCTGGCTCGCCGATTCCGTGCAGCCCGCCGCGATGCGCTGGTTCGGCGCCCGTGTCGTCGAGATCAGGCAGATCTCCGCCTATTCCTGCCGCGGCATGAACGGTAATTCGCATGCGCATATTTCCGAGCACGCCTTCGGCAATGCGCTTGACATCGCCGGCTTCACGCTCGCCGACGGGCGGCACATTTCAGTGCAGGACGGCTGGAAGGGCTTGCCGGAGGAGCAGGGCTTTCTGCGCGACGTGCAGGCCACCGCCTGCCAGCAGTTTACCACCGTGCTGGCGCCCGGCTCCAACGTCTATCACTACAATCACATCCACGTCGATCTGATGCGCCGCGCCAGCCGGCCGATCATCTGCCAGCCGGCAGCGATGTCGGGCGAGGAAGTCGCCGCGCGCGCGGCGGGACGCAATCCCTATGCGTCGCGCGCGCCATTCGTGACGGGATCGCTCGGCGGCAGCAAACCGCTGTCGCATCGGCGCAGCAGCACCAAGGTCAACGAGGAAGACGAGTTCGACGACGAGTAG
- a CDS encoding autotransporter outer membrane beta-barrel domain-containing protein: protein MIGLFGAAAFVPSAAFAGCSPATGDNVTVACSGATLDQGPGINTGYGDGTQNGLTINVVAGPPPASVTGTSIGIDVGDNNTINNFGTITTAGNGAIGDVWGINAGGNLTVVNSGTIGRLDIPDNLFDSAGINSGDGLSVTNKAGATIQGVVGIQGVGTGTVVNSGLITGLTGGGGGEGIDFAANNTSMVTVTNNAGGTITGDAFGINANSAVVYNYGTISAPTSGNSGTGLNANTLVLTNYSTGLITGDGFGVSGSQTPNLTITNFGTISATGLFGIGVQGNVVNITNSGTISAASGGGGFEAVSMTSGSVTNNAGGLITSDAIAIMASGNTSIFNAGTITGSGGTAILFFSGGNTLTLAPGSVITGTAQGFGADTFQLGGTGADAFDVNLFASQFSGYSTFNKIGASTWTLTGATAAVTPWTINQGTLAISSDGGLGAASGALTFTGGTLETMATFSLTHAINLGVAGGTISTDASTTLTATGTITGANGALTKTGAGTLLLSGNNTYGGGTTISAGTLQLGVDSVFNVVGQPSSGIVSSAIGKGTLTFDGGTLQSLPLSERAIANAIQITANGGTIDSGSGFFRITGDITDAPGSSGGKLTFESIAGAGLREVALSGNDTYSGITYIDSGTVIANSTTALSLNSAFEVNTGATLTLSSFSNSIASLADGNAGGGVVQNASASGTATLTITGASGATTSFSGVLRDGTGGEGGAGGPVLAIVKDGPGTQILAGINHYTGTTTVNGGVLEVDGSIAPSSLTTVNAGATLTGSGTVGNTAITGGTLAPGSTGGSIFGPLAVQGNLSFTAASTYMIQVSPANAGRTNVTGTAALGGATVNAVFLPGSYVSKQYTIVNATGGLGGSTFNPTVVSNMSNLQSSLSYDGNDAYLNVRLNFTPPSGNLNVNQQNVANALTGFFNRTGGIPAAFAALGPAGLTQASGEVATGSQQTTFDAMNLFMGLLTDPFIAGRGDGATGGAGATPFAEADDGANAYAANGKARSKSERDAYAAVYTKAPPVADPFAQRWSVWAAGYGGSQTTDGNAALGSNTATSRIAGTAVGADYRFSPFTLAGFALAGGATNFSLANGLGSGRSDLFQAGAFVHHTVGPAYISAALAYGWQDITTDRTVTIAGADQLRAQFNANAYSGRLEGGYRFVTPWMGGVGLTPYAAGQFTTFDLPAYAEQALSGTNTFALAYNSQSVTDTRSELGLRTDKSYALQDGIFTLRGRFAWAHDYNPDRNIAATFQTLPGASFVVNGAAEAHDSALTTASAEMKWTNGWSAAATFEGEFSEVTQSYAGKGVVRYAW from the coding sequence GTGATCGGCCTTTTCGGCGCCGCGGCGTTCGTGCCATCGGCCGCCTTTGCCGGTTGCTCGCCCGCCACCGGCGACAACGTCACGGTGGCCTGCAGCGGCGCCACCCTGGACCAGGGACCCGGAATCAACACGGGATATGGCGACGGTACGCAGAACGGGCTCACGATTAACGTGGTGGCGGGGCCGCCGCCTGCGTCGGTGACCGGCACCAGCATCGGCATCGACGTTGGCGACAACAACACCATCAACAATTTCGGCACCATCACGACCGCGGGCAACGGCGCAATCGGCGACGTCTGGGGTATCAACGCCGGCGGCAATCTGACGGTGGTCAATTCCGGGACCATCGGCAGGCTCGACATTCCCGACAACCTTTTTGACTCCGCCGGGATCAACAGCGGAGATGGGCTTTCGGTAACCAACAAAGCCGGCGCGACCATCCAGGGCGTCGTCGGCATCCAGGGCGTCGGCACCGGCACAGTGGTGAATTCGGGACTGATTACCGGGCTGACCGGGGGCGGCGGCGGCGAAGGTATCGATTTCGCCGCCAACAACACCAGCATGGTGACGGTGACCAACAACGCCGGCGGCACGATCACCGGCGACGCCTTCGGCATCAACGCCAACAGCGCCGTGGTCTACAATTACGGCACGATCTCGGCGCCGACATCAGGCAATAGCGGCACCGGCCTCAATGCCAATACGCTCGTCCTGACGAACTACTCTACCGGCTTGATCACCGGCGACGGCTTCGGCGTTTCGGGCTCGCAGACCCCGAACCTCACTATCACTAATTTCGGCACGATTTCGGCGACCGGCCTTTTCGGTATCGGCGTCCAGGGCAATGTGGTCAACATCACGAACTCCGGAACCATCTCGGCTGCGTCGGGCGGCGGCGGGTTCGAAGCGGTCTCGATGACCAGCGGCAGCGTCACCAACAACGCCGGCGGACTGATTACGTCGGACGCCATTGCGATAATGGCGTCCGGTAACACCTCGATCTTCAACGCCGGCACCATCACCGGCAGCGGTGGCACTGCGATCCTCTTCTTCAGCGGCGGCAACACGCTGACGCTCGCGCCCGGCAGCGTCATCACCGGCACCGCGCAGGGGTTTGGCGCGGACACCTTCCAGCTCGGCGGCACAGGTGCAGACGCCTTCGATGTCAACCTGTTCGCCTCGCAATTCTCGGGCTATTCGACCTTCAACAAGATCGGCGCCTCGACCTGGACGCTGACCGGCGCCACCGCCGCGGTGACGCCGTGGACGATCAACCAGGGCACGCTGGCGATTTCTTCGGACGGCGGTCTCGGCGCGGCGTCGGGCGCGCTCACCTTCACCGGCGGCACGCTGGAAACGATGGCGACTTTCTCGCTCACGCACGCCATCAACCTTGGCGTCGCCGGCGGCACGATTTCCACCGACGCCAGCACGACGCTGACGGCGACGGGGACGATCACCGGCGCCAACGGCGCGCTCACCAAAACCGGTGCCGGTACTCTGCTGCTGAGCGGCAACAACACCTATGGCGGCGGCACCACGATCTCCGCCGGCACGCTGCAGCTTGGCGTCGACTCGGTCTTCAACGTGGTGGGGCAACCCAGTTCCGGGATAGTCTCCTCGGCAATCGGCAAGGGCACTTTGACCTTCGACGGCGGCACGCTGCAGTCCCTGCCGTTGAGCGAGCGCGCGATCGCCAACGCCATCCAGATCACCGCCAATGGCGGCACCATCGATTCCGGCAGCGGTTTTTTCCGCATCACCGGCGACATCACGGACGCGCCGGGATCAAGCGGAGGCAAGCTGACGTTCGAGAGCATCGCCGGCGCCGGATTGAGAGAGGTGGCGCTGTCCGGCAACGACACCTATTCCGGCATCACCTACATCGACTCGGGAACCGTGATCGCCAATTCGACCACCGCGCTGTCGCTCAATTCCGCCTTCGAGGTCAATACCGGCGCGACGCTCACGCTCAGCAGCTTCAGCAATTCGATCGCATCGCTGGCTGACGGCAATGCCGGCGGCGGCGTCGTGCAGAACGCCAGCGCTTCCGGTACCGCGACGCTGACCATCACCGGCGCCAGCGGCGCGACGACCTCGTTCTCGGGCGTGCTGCGGGACGGAACCGGCGGCGAAGGCGGCGCCGGCGGCCCGGTGCTCGCCATCGTCAAGGACGGCCCCGGCACGCAGATCCTCGCCGGCATCAACCACTATACCGGCACGACGACCGTCAATGGCGGCGTGCTCGAGGTCGACGGCTCGATCGCGCCTTCCAGTCTGACCACGGTGAACGCCGGCGCCACGCTCACCGGCAGCGGCACCGTCGGCAATACGGCGATCACGGGCGGCACGCTGGCGCCCGGCAGTACAGGCGGCAGCATCTTCGGCCCGCTGGCCGTGCAGGGTAACCTCTCGTTCACGGCGGCCTCGACCTACATGATCCAGGTCTCGCCGGCGAACGCCGGACGCACCAATGTCACGGGCACCGCGGCGCTGGGCGGCGCGACGGTGAATGCGGTCTTCCTTCCCGGCAGCTATGTCAGCAAGCAGTACACCATCGTCAATGCGACCGGCGGCCTCGGCGGCAGTACTTTCAATCCGACTGTCGTCTCCAACATGTCGAATCTGCAATCGAGCCTGAGCTATGACGGCAATGACGCCTATCTGAACGTCAGGCTGAATTTCACGCCGCCGAGCGGCAACCTCAACGTCAACCAGCAGAACGTCGCCAACGCGCTGACCGGCTTCTTCAACCGCACTGGCGGCATTCCCGCAGCGTTTGCGGCGCTCGGTCCCGCAGGCCTGACGCAGGCCTCCGGCGAGGTCGCGACCGGTTCGCAGCAGACCACCTTCGACGCGATGAACCTGTTCATGGGCCTGCTCACCGATCCCTTCATCGCCGGACGCGGCGACGGCGCGACCGGCGGCGCGGGAGCGACGCCGTTCGCCGAAGCCGACGATGGAGCAAACGCTTACGCCGCGAACGGCAAGGCACGTTCGAAGAGCGAGCGCGATGCCTATGCCGCGGTCTATACGAAGGCTCCGCCCGTCGCCGATCCGTTCGCGCAGCGCTGGAGCGTGTGGGCGGCGGGCTATGGCGGGTCGCAGACCACCGACGGCAATGCCGCGCTGGGCTCGAACACCGCGACCAGCCGCATCGCAGGTACGGCCGTCGGCGCCGACTATCGCTTCTCGCCGTTTACGCTGGCGGGTTTTGCGCTGGCCGGCGGCGCTACCAATTTTTCGCTCGCCAACGGATTGGGCAGCGGCCGCTCCGACCTGTTCCAGGCCGGCGCGTTCGTGCACCACACCGTTGGGCCCGCCTACATCTCGGCGGCGCTGGCCTATGGCTGGCAGGACATCACCACCGACCGCACCGTGACGATTGCCGGCGCGGATCAACTCCGTGCGCAGTTCAACGCCAACGCCTATTCGGGCCGCCTCGAAGGTGGCTATCGTTTTGTCACGCCGTGGATGGGCGGCGTCGGCCTCACGCCCTACGCCGCGGGCCAGTTCACCACCTTCGATCTGCCGGCCTATGCCGAGCAGGCGCTGTCGGGGACGAATACCTTTGCGCTGGCCTACAATTCCCAGAGCGTCACCGACACCCGCAGCGAACTCGGGCTTCGCACCGACAAGTCCTATGCCCTGCAGGACGGCATCTTCACCCTGCGCGGCCGCTTCGCCTGGGCGCATGATTACAACCCCGACCGCAATATCGCGGCCACGTTCCAGACGCTGCCCGGTGCTTCCTTCGTCGTCAACGGCGCGGCGGAGGCACATGATTCCGCGCTGACCACCGCTTCGGCCGAGATGAAATGGACCAACGGCTGGTCCGCCGCCGCCACCTTCGAGGGCGAATTCTCCGAGGTGACGCAGTCTTACGCCGGCAAGGGCGTGGTGCGCTACGCGTGGTGA
- a CDS encoding FecR domain-containing protein: MTWHRFSFAAWLLICLMLAGAVNAFAMPSARQATRAQASVDAISGAVKLAQNQPAQAPAPATAPSPAQPAADEPIGNVATLTGSATVTRNKASTPLNLQDDIFANDVLQTSANSTLGVTFYDATTFNLTANARIAVDNYVYEEGGKQNGALFDVAKGTVAFVAAAVAKTGDMKISTPTATLGIRGTTGLVEVPEGAAATNPNNVAIKLYPDPDGHVGRIEVNDRAGARLGFLTQGASGFTIRPGAGGRFTAAPLMISPQQALRDQGIVRQVHAAQSVGRQIVTQRRIQRLQNPGRNNPANPARQPGSPRQPGLPNRPGQPPQPPGLQRQPNAPGVRQPGLQNRPALQQRRPAAPKGKPPKERR; this comes from the coding sequence GTGACGTGGCACCGGTTTTCATTCGCGGCCTGGCTTCTGATCTGCCTGATGCTGGCCGGCGCGGTGAACGCCTTTGCGATGCCTTCGGCGAGACAAGCCACGCGCGCGCAGGCCTCCGTCGATGCGATCTCCGGTGCGGTCAAACTCGCGCAAAACCAGCCTGCACAAGCACCTGCGCCGGCAACCGCTCCCTCGCCGGCGCAGCCCGCCGCCGACGAGCCGATCGGCAACGTCGCGACGCTGACCGGCAGCGCCACCGTCACCCGCAACAAGGCTTCGACGCCGCTCAACCTCCAGGACGACATTTTCGCAAATGACGTGCTGCAGACCTCGGCCAATTCGACGCTCGGCGTCACCTTCTACGACGCCACCACGTTCAACCTCACCGCCAACGCCCGGATTGCGGTCGACAATTATGTGTATGAGGAAGGCGGCAAACAGAATGGCGCGCTGTTCGATGTCGCCAAGGGTACGGTGGCCTTCGTCGCCGCCGCCGTCGCCAAGACCGGAGACATGAAAATCTCGACGCCGACAGCGACGCTGGGCATTCGCGGCACCACCGGCCTGGTGGAGGTACCGGAAGGCGCCGCCGCCACCAATCCGAACAACGTCGCGATCAAGCTCTATCCCGATCCGGACGGCCATGTCGGCCGGATCGAGGTCAACGATCGCGCCGGCGCGCGGCTCGGTTTTCTCACCCAGGGCGCCAGCGGTTTTACCATCCGGCCCGGCGCCGGCGGGCGGTTTACCGCGGCGCCGCTCATGATCTCGCCACAGCAGGCGCTGCGCGATCAGGGCATCGTGCGCCAGGTGCACGCCGCGCAAAGCGTCGGCCGCCAGATCGTCACCCAGCGGCGCATTCAACGCCTGCAAAATCCCGGCAGAAATAATCCGGCGAACCCGGCGCGTCAGCCCGGTTCGCCGCGGCAGCCGGGACTGCCGAACCGGCCGGGACAGCCACCGCAACCGCCGGGCCTGCAGCGTCAGCCTAATGCACCCGGCGTGCGTCAGCCCGGATTGCAAAACAGGCCCGCGCTGCAACAACGGCGGCCGGCCGCGCCGAAGGGAAAACCGCCGAAGGAAAGGCGCTGA
- a CDS encoding sensor histidine kinase, with the protein MLLAKTLRSSTFKLALIAIGTFGVIVSAIFSYVYLSASSYVRSRSDRAIMTEYSSLQGAYERSGRDGLIALIQQRIADRSFADNVYLLVDPSSHPLSGNLKIWPPVASAAWGWIEFRAPEPSPGATSRPLLRAMLETFPSGDRLLVGRNISDLDSLTGQIKTAVISGVALIFVLAGVASILVTRRTVGRIESINATSQAIMLSGLDKRIPLRGSNDEWDRVAENLNLMLDRIERLMGEVKQVSDNVAHDLRTPLTRMRGRLEKAYHGQRNGEVDQLLIGDTIADLDAVLRIFSSITRIAQIETQARKGAFRIVNLVEIANEVAELYDAAAEQDGTRLSVVGDGEVLVTGDRDLIFDAIANLVDNAIKHGRAGGQVVVANENIDGRPVISIADDGPGIPADEHEHVLKRFYRLERSRYTPGNGLGLSLVAAVARLHGARMEMLDNSPGLKLRLWFSAPAG; encoded by the coding sequence GTGCTCCTGGCTAAGACCTTAAGGTCATCGACTTTCAAGCTGGCGCTGATCGCGATCGGGACCTTCGGCGTGATCGTGTCGGCCATTTTCAGCTACGTCTACCTGTCCGCCTCCTCTTATGTGCGCAGCCGGTCGGATCGCGCAATCATGACCGAGTATTCGAGCCTGCAAGGCGCTTACGAGCGATCGGGACGCGATGGGCTGATCGCCTTGATTCAGCAACGCATTGCCGACAGGAGTTTTGCGGACAACGTGTATCTCCTCGTCGATCCTTCATCGCACCCTTTGAGCGGCAACCTCAAGATATGGCCACCGGTGGCCTCGGCAGCCTGGGGATGGATAGAGTTTCGCGCGCCGGAACCATCGCCCGGCGCAACAAGCCGGCCGCTGCTGCGGGCAATGCTCGAAACATTTCCGAGCGGCGATCGTCTGCTGGTGGGAAGGAATATCAGCGATCTCGACAGCCTTACCGGTCAGATCAAGACGGCCGTGATCTCGGGAGTTGCATTGATCTTCGTGCTTGCGGGGGTCGCCAGCATCCTGGTGACGCGCCGGACGGTGGGGCGGATCGAATCGATCAACGCTACCAGCCAGGCCATCATGCTCAGTGGTCTCGACAAGCGTATTCCGCTCCGCGGCAGCAACGACGAATGGGATCGCGTTGCGGAGAACCTCAACCTGATGCTGGACCGCATCGAAAGGTTGATGGGGGAGGTCAAGCAAGTTAGCGACAATGTTGCACACGACTTGCGGACGCCGCTGACGCGAATGCGCGGACGGCTGGAGAAGGCCTATCACGGTCAGCGCAATGGCGAGGTCGATCAATTGCTGATCGGCGACACGATCGCCGACCTCGATGCCGTCTTGCGGATATTCTCGTCAATCACGCGGATTGCGCAAATCGAGACGCAGGCGCGAAAGGGCGCGTTCCGCATCGTGAATCTGGTCGAAATCGCCAATGAGGTTGCCGAACTGTACGATGCCGCGGCCGAACAGGACGGCACCCGTCTCAGCGTTGTCGGCGATGGCGAGGTGCTGGTGACCGGCGATCGTGATCTGATCTTCGATGCCATCGCCAATCTCGTGGACAATGCGATCAAGCACGGCCGCGCCGGAGGGCAAGTTGTCGTTGCGAACGAAAACATCGATGGCAGGCCGGTCATTTCGATCGCCGATGACGGGCCCGGAATTCCCGCCGACGAACACGAACATGTTTTAAAGCGTTTTTACCGGCTCGAGCGCAGCCGCTACACGCCGGGAAACGGTCTCGGGCTCAGTCTGGTCGCTGCCGTCGCCCGTCTTCACGGTGCGCGGATGGAAATGCTGGATAACTCGCCCGGTCTCAAGCTCAGGCTCTGGTTTTCAGCGCCAGCGGGCTAA
- a CDS encoding response regulator transcription factor — MTGGHRRILVVEDDPETAGQLVESLTAGGYQVDLAANGNEALSRGAAGDYALITIDRMLPDIDGLAVMRQLRDDGVAAPVLIISALGEVDDRVRGLRAGGDDYLVKPFSFVELLARVEALGRRSDTVVKETILHVGDLAVDLVSRSVSRRGRNIVLFRREFQLLEYLVRNEGRVVSRAMLLQHVWDLHFDPSTNIIDVYVSRVRRKVDGQQAYPLIHTVRGIGYCLRAPG, encoded by the coding sequence ATGACGGGAGGTCACCGCCGCATTCTCGTGGTTGAGGACGACCCGGAAACCGCCGGTCAGCTCGTGGAGTCGCTCACGGCCGGTGGTTATCAGGTGGATTTGGCCGCCAACGGCAACGAGGCGCTGAGCCGCGGCGCCGCCGGCGACTATGCCCTGATCACGATCGACCGCATGCTTCCGGACATCGATGGCCTCGCGGTCATGCGTCAGTTGCGCGACGACGGCGTCGCCGCGCCCGTCCTGATCATCAGTGCACTGGGAGAAGTCGACGACCGGGTGCGCGGCTTGCGTGCCGGCGGCGATGACTACTTGGTCAAACCTTTTTCTTTCGTCGAACTGTTGGCGCGCGTCGAGGCGCTGGGCCGACGCAGTGACACAGTTGTCAAAGAGACCATCTTGCACGTCGGCGATCTCGCGGTCGACCTGGTGTCACGGAGCGTCAGCCGACGCGGCAGGAACATTGTTCTTTTTCGTCGGGAATTCCAGCTACTTGAGTATTTGGTTCGCAACGAAGGCCGCGTTGTATCCCGGGCAATGCTGTTGCAGCACGTCTGGGATCTTCATTTCGATCCCTCGACAAATATTATCGACGTCTATGTCAGTCGCGTGCGTCGCAAAGTCGACGGCCAGCAGGCCTATCCGTTGATCCATACTGTTCGCGGTATCGGGTATTGTCTCCGTGCTCCTGGCTAA
- the asd gene encoding archaetidylserine decarboxylase (Phosphatidylserine decarboxylase is synthesized as a single chain precursor. Generation of the pyruvoyl active site from a Ser is coupled to cleavage of a Gly-Ser bond between the larger (beta) and smaller (alpha chains). It is an integral membrane protein.), whose amino-acid sequence MTIKSLIAVLTQQEDLNFLLTNRIPRAALTRFVGWFSKIEQPLIRDLSIACWRLFSDLDLTEARETRFKSLHDCFTRELKPGLRPPDPDPSIVVSPCDAIVGAHGAIADTELFQIKGAPYSLLDLLGDPALVDAHRNGRFITLRLTSSMYHRFHAPQDCRIERVDFISGDTWNVNPIALKRVEKLFCKNERAVIRTRLASGESLTLVPVAAILVASIRLHFLDIMLNAASRGPTVFPCDVAVRKGDELGWFEHGSTIIVLTPDHFEFCDNVLESARILAGQPLMRKPA is encoded by the coding sequence ATGACAATCAAAAGCCTCATCGCGGTCCTGACGCAACAGGAAGACCTTAATTTTCTCCTGACCAACCGCATTCCGCGGGCGGCGCTGACACGGTTCGTGGGCTGGTTCAGCAAGATCGAACAACCCCTTATCCGCGACCTCTCGATCGCCTGCTGGCGGCTGTTTTCCGATTTAGATCTCACCGAAGCGCGCGAGACGCGTTTCAAAAGCCTGCACGACTGCTTTACGCGCGAGCTCAAGCCCGGCCTGCGGCCGCCCGATCCCGATCCGTCGATCGTGGTCAGCCCCTGCGATGCCATCGTCGGCGCCCACGGCGCGATTGCCGATACCGAGCTGTTTCAGATCAAGGGCGCGCCCTATTCGCTGCTCGACCTGCTCGGCGACCCCGCGCTGGTCGACGCCCACCGCAATGGACGGTTCATCACGTTGCGGCTGACCTCGAGCATGTATCACCGCTTTCACGCCCCGCAGGATTGCCGGATCGAGCGGGTCGATTTCATCAGCGGCGATACCTGGAACGTTAATCCGATCGCGCTGAAGCGGGTCGAAAAACTGTTTTGCAAGAACGAGCGCGCGGTGATCAGGACCCGGCTGGCAAGCGGAGAGAGCCTGACCCTGGTGCCGGTCGCAGCGATACTCGTGGCCAGCATCCGGCTGCATTTTCTGGATATCATGCTCAACGCCGCAAGCCGAGGACCGACGGTATTCCCTTGCGATGTAGCCGTCCGCAAGGGCGACGAACTCGGCTGGTTCGAGCACGGTTCGACCATCATCGTGCTGACGCCGGATCATTTCGAGTTCTGCGACAACGTGCTGGAATCGGCGCGGATTTTGGCCGGCCAACCCCTGATGCGAAAACCCGCTTGA